The following proteins come from a genomic window of Sebastes fasciatus isolate fSebFas1 chromosome 6, fSebFas1.pri, whole genome shotgun sequence:
- the LOC141770094 gene encoding zinc-binding protein A33-like — protein MAEKIDLFESFLNCHVCSETFRNPVSLSCNHSFCSSCLKKFWEQTENKNCPICKRKSSKDRPWVNFALKELSDSFAERQKAGSSETEKEEKKVEVVCSKHQEEPKLFCKDEERAVCPVCEFSLHQGHKVVPVEQAVSDLKDQLKSDLESLEDKRDKHKQVENTYDEMVKHSKKQLLSTERQIRAEFNKLHQFLKEEEESRLAALREEEEQKGKTISKEMKMIQEHISSLSDSISAVEEDLQKHNVPFLSSYKATQTRARVQCSLSDPQLVSGALIDVAKHLGNLSFRVWEKMKDTVHFSPVILDPNTASPSLYLSDDLTSVRHGDTDQQLPDNPERNTKHPTVLGSEGFSSGKHSWEVEVGDHPDWFIGLAKESADRKGEIYASPKYGIWCLIHQSGKYTDVLGKTFRVKKCLQRIRVQLDYDKGEVSFYDPEDMTHIYTHRDTFNEKLFPYICIMSAGDAKTADVKICQTEILCDVQTRWC, from the coding sequence ATGGCTGAGAAAATTGATCTTTTTGAAAGTTTCCTGAACTgccatgtgtgttcagagactttcagaaatcctgtgtctctgagctgcaaccacagcttctgttcaagctgcctgaagaaattctgggaacaaactgaaaacaaaaactgtcccatttgtaaaagaaaatcatcTAAAGACCGTCCCTGGGTGAACTTTGCACTGAAGGAACTGTCTGACTCGTttgctgagagacagaaagctggatcatctgagacagaaaaagaagagaagaaggtggaggtggtgtgtaGTAAACATCAAGAAGAGCCTAAACTGTTCTgtaaggatgaagagagagctgtgtgtcctgtctgtgagtTTTCTCTCCACCAGGGTCACAAGGTGGTTCCTGTAGAACAAGCAGTCAGTGACCTGAAGGACCAGCTGAAATCTGACTTAGAGTCTTTAGAGGACaagagggacaaacacaaacaagtagAGAACACATACGATGAAATGGTTAAACACTCCaagaagcagctgttgtccacagagaggcagatcagagcagagttcaacaagctccaccagttcctgaaagaggaagaggagtccagactggcagctctgagggaggaagaggagcagaaggggaagactatcagcaaagagatgaagatgattcaggagcacatctcctctctgtcagacagtatctctgctgttgaagaagacctgcagaaacacaacgtgcccttcctcagcagttataaagccactcagaccagagccagagtccagtgctcactgtcagatccacagctggtctcaggagcgctgatagatgtggccaaacacctgggcaacctgtccttcagagtctgggagaagatgaaggacacggtccacttcagtcctgtcattctggacccaaacactgcaaGCCCCAgtctctatctgtctgatgatctgaccagtgtgagacatGGAGACACAgaccagcagcttcctgacaatccagagagaaacactaagcatcccactgttctgggctctgagggcttcagctcagggaaacacagctgggaggtggaggtgggagaccaTCCTGACTGGTTTATAGGTTTGGCTAAagagtcagctgacaggaagggaGAGATATATGCCTCACCAAAATATGGAATCTGGTGTTTAATTCATCAAAGTGGAAAATACACTGATGTTCTTGGTAAGACATTCAGAGTGAAGAAGtgtctccagaggatcagagtccagctggactatgacaagggggaggtgtccttctacgaccctgaagacatgactcacatctacactcacagagacactttcaatgagaaactcttcccatatATCTGTATTATGTCAGCTGGTGATGCTAAAACTGCTGATGTCAAAATCTGTCAAACTGAGATTCTCTGTGATGTTCAGACACGTTGGTGttag